One Urechidicola croceus genomic window, TCATTTGTTTCACTAAGAAATGTTTCATTAACCTATAACATGCCTAATAAATTTTTAGACAACACTCCATTTAAAGCCGTATCTTTTTATGTGAGAGGAAATAATTTAAAATACTTTACTGATTTAGAAGACGCTTACTCACCCGAAGCAGGGTTTGGACAATATCCAATTGTCAGAACATGGACATTTGGCTCATCTATAACATTTTAAAAAATTAATTTTATATTTATTATGAAAAAAATAAACTTTTACTTGTCAATTTTCTCGGCATTACTTGTATTTACAAGTTGTGATGAAGATATTATTGATCTTACGGAAAGAGACAGATTAACAACTGAGATTGCTGTTGCAAATATAGATGGGCTAGAAACATCTATGTTAGATGTATATGTGCAAGCTAGATCTCTACATGAAAATAATGAAATCTCTCTCTATAAACAATGCGGTACAGATATTGTTACATCAGGAACAAATATGGTAGATGTAAATGCTGGAGGTATGCTTGGGATGATGGAATATGGGAATGCATTTGATGCATCTAGTGGATCACTAGAAGACATTTTTAACGGTCTGTATTTATCACTTGATAGATGTAATGTAGTTATAGCATTTGGAGAAAATTTTGAAGCAGCAGATCAAGAAGAAGAAGATAGAAAAAACACTATTATTGGTGAAGCGTATGCATTAAGAGCCTACGTTATTTTAGAATTAGCAGAACGTTGGGATACAGCAGCAATTGTACCTTTACCAAACAGTGTTGATGATATTGTTTTTGATGTAGAATTGCTTTCAAGAGATGTTTTAATGGAGAAAGTAGTTGAAGATGCTACAGCTGCAACACTATTATTAAAAACTAGATTAGAAAACAACGATGTAGGGAAGCCTTCCAAAGAAATGGCTTATTTACTGTTAGCTAAAGCTCAAATGTGGTTAGGTAATTGGGAAGAAGCTGCTGATGCTGCTGAAGGCGTTATATCACAAGGTGCTCAATTACAACCATTAGATGATATTTTTGGACTTCAAGGAGGTAAAACAGGAGAAGAAAATAATCAAGAACTAATTTTCTCATGGATATTTAACCCTGCAGACCAAAATAGACCTCAACGTACTGTACAAATGTATGTACCACTATATGATAGAGTCCCAGGAATTGCTAGAACCCTTGAGCAAGGTGCTAGACCATGGTCTAGATTATCACCATCAGATTATTATTGGACATTATTTGACGAAGAAGATGGTCGTTTAAATGCTTGGCACAAATTGTCTTGGACTGTTGATGATGCTGATGCAATTGATACATCTCTAGGTGATATTGCTGTGGGAGATGAATTAACTTCTGAATCTCCATACTTTTTAAACTGGGCATCAAATGATAATGAATTACGTTATTTAGATCCAACAACTACAAAAACTTGGGAAGATGCTACTTACGGTAGAACTGAAGCTGAAGCTGAAGGATTTAGAAATATAATTGTTTACAGGCTTTCTGAAGCATATATTATTGGTGCCGAAGCACATTGGAGAAATAATAATGAAGGAAGAGCATTGACATTGATTAATACTTTAAGAGAAAGAGCCTATGGAAATTCTTCACACAACTTCACTAGTTTAGATCAAGAAACAATTATTGAAGAACATGCTCGTGAATTAGGACATGAAGGTCATAGATGGTCTTTTATGAAGCGTTTAGGACTATTAATAGAAAGAGTAAGATTACATAATCCAAGTGCAGCACCTAATATTCAAGACAGAAATGTTAGATGGCCTATTCCACAAGGTTTTGTTGATCAAGTTGGTGTAGAACAAAATACAGGTTACTAAAACTTAACAATATAATTATGAAAAAATATTTAAAAATACTATTTAGTTTTTTTGCAACGATTGTATTACTTACTGTAATTAGTTGTGAAGAAGATGACTTGAATACGGCTATTGGCACAGGTAATGTTGCAATTACTAGTATTAATCCAACGGCTGAATTTCCTATGGAAACAGTAACTCTAGAAGGAGTAGATTTTCACACTGTACAATTTGTATTTGTTGGTACTAGACAAACTCCATTTCAATTAGATGGAAATATAATTTCATTTGTGATTCCTGATGGAACACCTCCTGGAATGACTCCAATCACTTTGGCAATGGCAAATAATTATCGTGTTACCGCTGAAATGGAAGTTTTATTAAGACCTGTACCAGTATTTAAAACTATATCACCAAGTGCAGCAGCACCTGGAGAAAATGTTACAATTTCAGGATCTGCTTTAGAAAATGTTGAAACAATCACTGTAGGTGGTGTTGAGGCTGAACTTGTCTCGGCTGATGGAACAGAATTAATATTCACAGTACCTGAAGGCCCTGTATTAAATACTCGCAATGTAATTGAATTAACAACATCTGGAGGTACTACTGCTTCAGAATCAATTTTTTATGTAGCACAAAACTTAGTTTTAAATGGGATATTAGAAGAAGGTGATGGAGATGATTTTACTAATTGGGGTAAATGGAATGGTGCTGACGGATTAATAGCATCAGACCAACCGTATTATGGAAGATCTTTAAAAGCTATTGCTGCTGGTGGTGATGCTTGGAGAACACAATTTGTAAGTGACCCAACTGAAACTGCAGTAGATGCTGAATATATTGCATATATGTGGATTAAAGCTGAAGAAGCTGGTGGAAATATTCGATTTTCGACCAACTCTGCAACAGGTGCTTTATATTCTGGTAATTATGATATTACTACAGAATGGCAACAAATTGAATGGGTTTTTACAAATAATGATCCTGCGTCAAGACTTGTATTAGATTTAGGCGTATCTGATGGTATGATTTATCATATAGATAATATAACATTAGTAAGTACAGCATCTGGACCACCTCCACCTCCTAACCTATTATTAAATGGAGACCTTGAATTGGGTGGAGATGATGATTTCACTAATTGGGGAGAATGGAATGGTGCTGATTTAATGACTGTTGAAACTTCAGAAGTACATGGTGGAAGTAGAGCTTTAAGAGCAGTTGGTGCTGGTGCAGATGCATGGAGAACACAATTTGCTAGTGATGGTGTAATTACTGAAGTTGGTCAAACATATATTGCTAGTATGTGGATTAAAGGTGAAGGCGCAGGAGATGGAGGAAATGTTCGTTTCTCTACCGCTGCAACCGCAGGTGCACTTTACGGACCTAATTTCGATATTACTGGTGAATGGCAACAAGTTTTTTGGGAGTTTGAAGCTAATGACGCATTAACGAATCTTGTATTAGATTTAGGTGCAGTAGCAGATGCAATATATTATGTAGATGATATCAGTTTAACTGAAACACCACCTCCTCCTCCAAATGAAAATATTTTATTAAACCCAGGTTTGGAAGAAGGTGATGGAGATGATTTTACTAATTGGGGTAAATGGAATGGTGCAGATTTATTAACTGCTGAAACTTCAGAAGTACATGGTGGAAGTAGAGCTTTAAGAGCAGTAGGTTTTGGTGGCGATGCTTGGAGAACTCAGTTTGCCAGTGATGCTGCAGAAACTGAAAATGGAGTAAATTATGTTGCTAGTATGTGGATAAAAGCTGAAGAAGGGAGCCCAGGAGATGGAGGATCAGTTAGATTTTCAACTGCCGCAACAGCAGGTGCTTTGTATGGTCCAGACTTTATAGTTTCTACTGAATGGCAAGAATATACTTGGACATTTACAGCTAATGACGTAGCCACAAATCTAGTTTTAGATGTAGGGCTAATAGAAAATGCTGTATATTTTATTGATGATATAACTCTTACAGAAGAAGATTAATATTTGAATTAAATTATAAATAGTTAAAAAACCGAGGTCTTACAATCTCGGTTTTTTTATCTTTATTTTTCATAAAAATAATTTCTACATAAAAATGAAACTTAAAATCTTTTTTACTTCATATATATTTCTACTCTTTAATTTATGTTATAGCCAAATTAAATTGCCTAACCAAATTAGTGATGGAATTGTATTACAAAGAAATGAAGAAGTTAAAATTTGGGGTTGGGCTTCACCAAGAGAAACTATTAAATTAACTTTTAAAAACAAAAAATATAAAACCAAAGCCGATAAAAATGGTAATTGGTCAATACTACTTCCTGCTCAAAAAGCAGGAGGTCCGTATAAAATGTCTTTCAATGGAAAAAACAAAGTAGAAGTTAATAATATTCTTTTTGGCGATGTATGGTTGTGCACTGGTCAGTCAAACATGGTGTTACAAATGGAAAGAGTTAAAGAACGTTTTCCTGATGAAATTGCAAATGCAAATTACCCAGAAATTAGAAACTTTTTTATCCCAACAAAAACAAACATTCAAGAACCTCAAAAAGATTTACCTAAAGGCGAATGGAAATCAGCAGTTGGAAATGATATACTTGGCATTGGAGCCGTAACCTATTTTTTTGCAAAAGATTTATATAACAAATACCATATCCCTATTGGAATTATAAACGCTAGTGTTGGTGGAACTCCAATTCAATCTTGGATTAGTGAAGAAGGTTTTAAAGAATTTCCAGATGATTTATCAATAATTCAAAAGAATAAAGATAATCAGTATACAAAACAATTTACAATAAAACCTGAATCTAATAATTCTTACAAACCAAAAGACAAAGGCTTAATTGGTGATTTAAAATGGTACGAAGAAAACTATCAACCTAAAGGATGGTCAAATTTTAATCTTCCAGGTTATTGGGAAGACCAAGGTGTAAAAGATGTAAACGGAGTTGTATGGTTTCGAAAAGAAATTGATATTCCTGCTTCAATGATTGGTGTTGATGCTAAACTTTATATGGGAAGAATTGTTGATGCTGATGAAGTCTATGTCAACGGAACAAAAGTTGGTGGAATCACATATCAATATCCACCTAGAAGATATTCAGTACCTAAAGGAATTCTAAAAATTGGAAAAAATATAATTACTGTACGTGTTACAAATTATGGTGGTAAAGGTGGTTTTGTACCAGACAAACCTTATAATTTAGTTGCCAATAATCAAACAATTGATTTAAAAGGAGTTTGGCAATATAAAGTTGGAGAAGTATTTGTCCCGTCTATAAATACATCTACCTACAATCAATTTTGGTCTCAAAATCAACCAACCTCTTTATATAATGCTATGGTTGCTCCTATTAAAAATCAAAAAATAAAAGGAATTTTATGGTATCAGGGAGAATCAAATGTGTCGAATCCTAAACCTTACTATAATTATCTACCTGCATTAATAAAAGATTACAGAAATCAGTTTAATCAAGGCGAATTACCTTTTTTATATGTACAACTAGCAAATTTTCAAGATGTAGATTATTTACCAACAGAAAGTAATTGGGCAGAATTAAGAGATGCACAATTCAATGCGCTTTCGATTCCAAATACTGCAATGACAGTTGCTACTGATTTAGGAGAATGGAATGATATTCATCCTTTAAACAAAGAAGGTGTTGGAAAACGTTTGGCTTTGGGCGCTATGAAATTGGCTTACGACGAAAATATTGTACACTCTGGCCCTGTTTATAAATCTTCTAAAATTGATGGAAATAAAATTATTCTATCTTTTGATTCCGTTGGAAGTGGATTAATTTCTATAGATGATGAACCTTTAAACAGGTTTGAAATTGCTGGAGAAGATCAAAAATTTGTTTGGGCCGATGCTGAAATAGTTGGAAATACAGTTGAAGTTTCAAATAAAAACATCGCAAATCCAAGATATATAAAATATGCTTGGGCAGACAACCCTAAAGGTGCAAACTTATACAATAAAGAAGGTTTACCTGCTTCACCCTTTAGAAATTATAATCCTGACAAATTAAATGACAAACCTTGGCAAGGTAAAAAAGGTGCAGTTGTATTAACGTATGATGATGCCTTAAACGTACATTTAGACAATGTTTTACCAGCACTTAACAAACTTAATTTAAAAGGAACTTTCTATGTTTCTACATATTCTGAAGCATTTAGAAACAGAATAAATGATTGGAGAAAGTTAGCTCAAGATGGTCATGAATTGGCAAATCACACAATATTTCATCCATGTATAAAAAATGAAAACCGTTCTTGGGTAAATGACAATTATGACATGGGAACCTATACCGTAGAGCGTATGGTTGATGAAATAAAAATCAACAATACACTACTTGAAGCCATAGATGGAAAAAAAGAAAGAACCTTTGCTTATACCTGTGGAGATTTTACTGTTGGAGGTGAAAACTTTTTTATGGATGAATTAAAAAATGATTTAGTTGGTGCAAGAGCAGTTCGCCATGAAATGCACAAAATTGATGAAATCGATATTTACAGTATTGATTCTTATGCAATTGTAGGTGAAACTGGAGAACAAATGATTGAATTGGTTAAAAAAGCCATTAAAAATAATTCGTTACTTGTGTTTTTATTTCACGGTGTTGGCGGAGAACATTCAATGGATGTTTCCTTATCTGCACATCAAGAATTAATTGATTATTTAAAAGCGAATGAAACAGAAGTTTGGACTACAACTTTAATTGATGCCATTGAAAATATTAAGAAAAATCAATCAAAATAATTTATCATGAAAAGATTATCATTATTAGTAATATTCCTTTTAATTGTTAATCAATTAAATGCACAATCTTGGTTATTGACTCCAAAAGAAAGAGATAGCATCAATCAACTTGGTCAAAAAAACCAAGAAGACATGATGAAACAATTAGGAATTACAGCATTAAGACATGGCCCAAGCGGAAATCCTTCTGCACCAAATGCTGCTAATTATGATGAATCACTTGCCAATCCTTGTCCTGAACTTCCAAAATTATTAATTACTAATAATGGTAAAAAAGTTAAAAATAATGATGATTGGTTTAAAAAACGTAGACCAGAAATTATAGAAGGTTTTGAAAGAGAAGTTTATGGAAGAATTCCAGAAAATGTTCCTAATGTTACTTGGACTGTTGAAATTGAAGATCATGAATTTATAGGATGGACACCTGTTGTTGCTAAAAAATTAAAAGGTCATGTAGATAATAGTGATTATCCATTAATTAATGTTGATATTAATGCAATGCTAGTCGTGCCCAAAAATGTAAAAGGTCCAGTTCCTGTATTAATTATGTTAGATTTTAACGAGCCAAAATTCCCTGCTCCTGCTCAACCTTCATCAAAAGACATGGAAATTCTTAATCAATCATTCAAAAAAATGATGATTAAAAATGACCCGAAAATGAAAGCAATTTTTGATAAATATCCAGCATATAATCCAATTACAAAATTACCAGCACCAAATATATTTGCACCAAAACCTGAAGGAGATTTACCATCAACCGAACAGTTGATTGCTGCAGGTTGGGGATATTTAACATTACAGCCTTCAAGTATCCAAGCAGATAATTCTGCTGGATTAACAAGTGGAATTATAGGTTTGGCAAACAAAGGTCAACAACGTACACCTGAAGATTGGGGCGCTTTACGAGCTTGGGCTTGGGGAGCATCAAGAGCATTAGATTATTTAGAAACAGATGAATTAGTTGATGCAAAAAAAGTTGGAATTGAAGGTGTTTCTCGATATGGTAAAGCAGCATTAGTCACATTGGCTTTTGACGAGCGATTTGCTATTGGTTTAATTGGGTCGTCAGGAAAAGGTGGAGCAACATTACACAGACGTGTTTTTGGTGAAGCAGTAGAAAGTTTAACAGGTTCTGGTGAAAGCCATTGGATGGCTGGAAATTATATTAAATACGGAACTTCTGAATCTACTTTTGGTAGTAAAACTGGTTGTGATTTACCTGTTGACTCCCATCAATTAATTGCACTTTGTGCTCCAAGACCAACATTTATTAGTTACGGTATTCCTGAAAAAGGAGATTCTAATTGGTTAGACCAAAAAGGAAGTTACATGGCAACCATTGCTGCCGGTGAAGTTTTTAAATTATTAGGAGTTAAAGATCTTGGCGTTTCTAATGATTATTTAAAAGAAGAAATACCTCCTTACAATACTGATATGTTAGACGGAAATTTGGCTTGGAGACAACATGATGGTGGACATACAGATTGGCCAAATATGAAACATTTTATTCCTTGGGCAAATAGAATGTTGAATTATGAGAAATAAACACCTCACATAGAATTTTTCTTATAAATATAAATAAACTTTATACATTTTACTATTGCATTTGTTTTTTTGAATATTCGCATAAATAACCATATTTTTGACTTATATATGAGGCTAACAAATAAAATTATTTTGGAAGAAATGAAAAAAATACTCTTATTAATAGTGGTATTAATTACTGTAAGTTGCTCTAAAGATACTAAAGTAAAAAAATCAAATTCTGACACTTTATTTTCTTTAATTCCAAATTCTCAAACAAAAATTAATTTCAACAATATTGTTGAACAAGATTTAAATTTTAACTATATAGAATACCCATATGTTTTCATTGGTGGAGGAGTTGCTGTTGGCGATATAAACAATGATGGGCTTCAAGATATTTACTTTACTGCTAACCAAACTTCTAATAAATTATATATAAATAAAGGAAATTTTGAATTTGAAGATATAACACTTTCTTCAGGAGTAAGTGATGCTAATGGCTGGACTACAGGTACATCTATGATAGATATCAATAATGATGGATGGTTAGATATATATGTATGTAAATCTGCTTCAATACAAGATGAAAATCTTCGTAAAAACAAATTATTCATTAATCAAAAAAATGGAACTTTTAAGGAAGAAGCCAAAAAATGGGGACTAGATCATAATGGTTTTTCCATACAGTCGTACTTCTTTGACTATGATAAAGATGGTGATCTTGATATGTATTTAGTAAATCATCGTGTAGATTTTAACAATGCAAATAGAATAGAAAAAAAGAAAGAGTTTTTTCCTGAAATGTCTGATCATTTGTTTAGAAACGATGGAAATAAATTTACAAATGTTACTATACAATCAAGAATAATTAATAAAGAATGGGGCTTAAGTGCATCTATCGGTGATTTCAATAATGATAATTGGCCTGATATTTATGTTGCCAATGACTATATAGGTCCTGACTTTCTTTATATAAATAATAAAAACGGAACATTTACAAATCAAATAAATAATCGGTTTAAGCATATTTCATACAATAGTATGGGATCCGATTATGCTGATATCAACAATGATTTATTGCCCGATCTTTTAACATTAGATATGTCATCAGAAGATCATCAGCGTAGTAAAGAAAATATGCCATCGATGAATACAAAAGGTTTTTGGAAAATGGTTGCATCGAATTACCACTATCCATATATGTCAAATACGCTACAATTAAATAATGGTAATGGTTCTTTTAGTGATATAGCCCAATTGTCTGGTGTTTCAAAAACTGATTGGAGTTGGGCTCCACTTATTGTCGACTTTGATAATGATGGGTTTAAAGATATTTTTGTGTCAA contains:
- a CDS encoding carbohydrate binding domain-containing protein; the protein is MKKYLKILFSFFATIVLLTVISCEEDDLNTAIGTGNVAITSINPTAEFPMETVTLEGVDFHTVQFVFVGTRQTPFQLDGNIISFVIPDGTPPGMTPITLAMANNYRVTAEMEVLLRPVPVFKTISPSAAAPGENVTISGSALENVETITVGGVEAELVSADGTELIFTVPEGPVLNTRNVIELTTSGGTTASESIFYVAQNLVLNGILEEGDGDDFTNWGKWNGADGLIASDQPYYGRSLKAIAAGGDAWRTQFVSDPTETAVDAEYIAYMWIKAEEAGGNIRFSTNSATGALYSGNYDITTEWQQIEWVFTNNDPASRLVLDLGVSDGMIYHIDNITLVSTASGPPPPPNLLLNGDLELGGDDDFTNWGEWNGADLMTVETSEVHGGSRALRAVGAGADAWRTQFASDGVITEVGQTYIASMWIKGEGAGDGGNVRFSTAATAGALYGPNFDITGEWQQVFWEFEANDALTNLVLDLGAVADAIYYVDDISLTETPPPPPNENILLNPGLEEGDGDDFTNWGKWNGADLLTAETSEVHGGSRALRAVGFGGDAWRTQFASDAAETENGVNYVASMWIKAEEGSPGDGGSVRFSTAATAGALYGPDFIVSTEWQEYTWTFTANDVATNLVLDVGLIENAVYFIDDITLTEED
- a CDS encoding glucuronyl esterase domain-containing protein; translated protein: MKRLSLLVIFLLIVNQLNAQSWLLTPKERDSINQLGQKNQEDMMKQLGITALRHGPSGNPSAPNAANYDESLANPCPELPKLLITNNGKKVKNNDDWFKKRRPEIIEGFEREVYGRIPENVPNVTWTVEIEDHEFIGWTPVVAKKLKGHVDNSDYPLINVDINAMLVVPKNVKGPVPVLIMLDFNEPKFPAPAQPSSKDMEILNQSFKKMMIKNDPKMKAIFDKYPAYNPITKLPAPNIFAPKPEGDLPSTEQLIAAGWGYLTLQPSSIQADNSAGLTSGIIGLANKGQQRTPEDWGALRAWAWGASRALDYLETDELVDAKKVGIEGVSRYGKAALVTLAFDERFAIGLIGSSGKGGATLHRRVFGEAVESLTGSGESHWMAGNYIKYGTSESTFGSKTGCDLPVDSHQLIALCAPRPTFISYGIPEKGDSNWLDQKGSYMATIAAGEVFKLLGVKDLGVSNDYLKEEIPPYNTDMLDGNLAWRQHDGGHTDWPNMKHFIPWANRMLNYEK
- a CDS encoding sialate O-acetylesterase, translated to MKLKIFFTSYIFLLFNLCYSQIKLPNQISDGIVLQRNEEVKIWGWASPRETIKLTFKNKKYKTKADKNGNWSILLPAQKAGGPYKMSFNGKNKVEVNNILFGDVWLCTGQSNMVLQMERVKERFPDEIANANYPEIRNFFIPTKTNIQEPQKDLPKGEWKSAVGNDILGIGAVTYFFAKDLYNKYHIPIGIINASVGGTPIQSWISEEGFKEFPDDLSIIQKNKDNQYTKQFTIKPESNNSYKPKDKGLIGDLKWYEENYQPKGWSNFNLPGYWEDQGVKDVNGVVWFRKEIDIPASMIGVDAKLYMGRIVDADEVYVNGTKVGGITYQYPPRRYSVPKGILKIGKNIITVRVTNYGGKGGFVPDKPYNLVANNQTIDLKGVWQYKVGEVFVPSINTSTYNQFWSQNQPTSLYNAMVAPIKNQKIKGILWYQGESNVSNPKPYYNYLPALIKDYRNQFNQGELPFLYVQLANFQDVDYLPTESNWAELRDAQFNALSIPNTAMTVATDLGEWNDIHPLNKEGVGKRLALGAMKLAYDENIVHSGPVYKSSKIDGNKIILSFDSVGSGLISIDDEPLNRFEIAGEDQKFVWADAEIVGNTVEVSNKNIANPRYIKYAWADNPKGANLYNKEGLPASPFRNYNPDKLNDKPWQGKKGAVVLTYDDALNVHLDNVLPALNKLNLKGTFYVSTYSEAFRNRINDWRKLAQDGHELANHTIFHPCIKNENRSWVNDNYDMGTYTVERMVDEIKINNTLLEAIDGKKERTFAYTCGDFTVGGENFFMDELKNDLVGARAVRHEMHKIDEIDIYSIDSYAIVGETGEQMIELVKKAIKNNSLLVFLFHGVGGEHSMDVSLSAHQELIDYLKANETEVWTTTLIDAIENIKKNQSK
- a CDS encoding RagB/SusD family nutrient uptake outer membrane protein encodes the protein MKKINFYLSIFSALLVFTSCDEDIIDLTERDRLTTEIAVANIDGLETSMLDVYVQARSLHENNEISLYKQCGTDIVTSGTNMVDVNAGGMLGMMEYGNAFDASSGSLEDIFNGLYLSLDRCNVVIAFGENFEAADQEEEDRKNTIIGEAYALRAYVILELAERWDTAAIVPLPNSVDDIVFDVELLSRDVLMEKVVEDATAATLLLKTRLENNDVGKPSKEMAYLLLAKAQMWLGNWEEAADAAEGVISQGAQLQPLDDIFGLQGGKTGEENNQELIFSWIFNPADQNRPQRTVQMYVPLYDRVPGIARTLEQGARPWSRLSPSDYYWTLFDEEDGRLNAWHKLSWTVDDADAIDTSLGDIAVGDELTSESPYFLNWASNDNELRYLDPTTTKTWEDATYGRTEAEAEGFRNIIVYRLSEAYIIGAEAHWRNNNEGRALTLINTLRERAYGNSSHNFTSLDQETIIEEHARELGHEGHRWSFMKRLGLLIERVRLHNPSAAPNIQDRNVRWPIPQGFVDQVGVEQNTGY